From the Senegalimassilia faecalis genome, one window contains:
- the dnaG gene encoding DNA primase, producing the protein MAISDEDIQKVREASDLVTIMGERSPVKQRGRDFWLCCPFHNEKTPSCKIDPALQLWHCFGCGEGGDVFAYIMKSQDVTFPEAVRYLAERAHVDIADDAARAGHGMGQGQKARLRAVCAETAAFYHNQLMRGNSPQADAARTYLSGRGLGGDIPNKWQLGFAPGRGELVRHLAAMGFKPEEMIQANVALVGQGDRKLRDRFYNRVMFPIHDEQGECVAFGGRVIGTGEPKYLNSQETPLFHKGRMLYALDKAKATMASTGVAVVSEGYTDVIAMHEAGVTNAVATLGTALTRQHIRVLSRHARNRIVYLFDGDAAGQRAADRALQFIDATMTPEAGASRIDLFAVTLPDNLDPAEFLAAHGADELKALIDSAQPLLKYGIDRRLAKWDLTRAEGRAGALSDALSVLAPIKDSLLAKDYARQIASVTRAREDDVMAQLAALKPPRTFDEDAPGSAQPAAQQPQAPRRRLPQAEVNRRKFERQLLALCAARPDLALAHADTLASTQWHDSLCATVSASMLQTLSDNPGVSPAQIVGAATLADARAGNLLSRGVPDASDPAQLVVFLSEELVIGDMEDTIAAYRAQMPAAQNDPETYKLLFESVAALQQQVVNLRQTHAQGVTSAS; encoded by the coding sequence ATGGCAATCAGCGACGAGGACATCCAGAAGGTACGCGAGGCAAGCGACCTGGTCACCATCATGGGAGAACGGTCGCCGGTCAAGCAACGCGGCCGCGACTTCTGGCTGTGCTGCCCGTTCCACAACGAGAAAACGCCGTCGTGCAAAATCGATCCCGCACTGCAGCTGTGGCACTGCTTTGGCTGCGGCGAGGGCGGCGACGTGTTCGCCTACATCATGAAGTCGCAGGACGTCACGTTTCCTGAAGCCGTGCGCTACCTGGCCGAACGCGCCCACGTCGACATCGCCGACGACGCGGCGCGCGCCGGCCACGGCATGGGACAGGGGCAGAAGGCCCGCCTGCGCGCGGTGTGCGCGGAAACGGCGGCGTTCTACCACAACCAGCTTATGCGCGGCAACTCGCCTCAAGCCGACGCGGCCCGCACGTACCTTTCCGGGCGTGGGCTGGGCGGCGACATCCCGAACAAGTGGCAGCTGGGGTTCGCACCTGGCCGTGGCGAGCTGGTTCGCCATCTTGCCGCTATGGGGTTCAAGCCCGAAGAGATGATTCAAGCGAACGTGGCGCTGGTGGGGCAGGGCGACAGGAAGCTGCGCGACAGGTTCTACAACCGCGTGATGTTTCCCATCCACGACGAGCAGGGCGAATGCGTGGCGTTCGGCGGGCGCGTCATCGGCACCGGCGAGCCGAAGTACCTGAACAGCCAGGAAACGCCGCTGTTCCACAAGGGCCGCATGCTCTATGCGCTTGATAAGGCGAAGGCCACCATGGCGTCAACCGGTGTGGCCGTGGTGTCGGAAGGCTATACCGACGTCATCGCCATGCACGAGGCGGGCGTCACCAACGCGGTGGCAACGCTGGGAACGGCGCTGACGCGTCAGCACATCCGCGTGCTGTCGCGCCATGCGCGCAATCGCATCGTGTACCTGTTCGATGGCGACGCCGCAGGTCAGCGTGCAGCCGACCGCGCGCTGCAATTCATCGACGCCACTATGACGCCCGAGGCCGGCGCCTCGCGCATCGACCTGTTCGCCGTCACGCTGCCCGACAACCTTGACCCCGCGGAGTTTCTGGCCGCGCACGGCGCCGACGAGCTGAAGGCGCTCATCGACTCCGCGCAGCCGCTGCTGAAGTACGGCATCGACCGCAGATTGGCGAAGTGGGACCTCACGCGCGCCGAGGGCCGCGCCGGCGCGCTTTCCGACGCGCTGTCGGTGCTTGCGCCCATCAAGGACTCGCTGTTGGCGAAGGACTACGCGCGCCAGATCGCCAGCGTCACGCGTGCTCGCGAAGACGACGTCATGGCACAACTTGCCGCGCTCAAGCCGCCGCGTACGTTTGATGAGGATGCGCCCGGGTCTGCTCAGCCCGCCGCTCAGCAGCCGCAGGCCCCGCGGCGGCGTCTCCCGCAGGCCGAGGTGAACCGTCGCAAGTTCGAGCGGCAATTGCTGGCGCTGTGTGCTGCGCGTCCTGATCTGGCGCTTGCGCACGCTGACACGCTTGCGTCCACGCAGTGGCACGATTCGCTGTGCGCCACGGTTTCCGCTTCCATGTTGCAAACGCTTTCCGATAACCCGGGCGTTTCTCCGGCTCAGATCGTGGGCGCGGCAACGCTTGCGGATGCGCGCGCCGGCAACTTGCTTTCTCGCGGCGTGCCTGATGCGTCCGACCCTGCCCAGCTTGTCGTGTTTCTTTCCGAAGAGCTGGTCATCGGCGATATGGAAGACACGATAGCGGCCTATCGCGCGCAAATGCCTGCAGCGCAAAACGATCCGGAAACATATAAACTCCTGTTCGAATCCGTTGCAGCTTTGCAGCAGCAGGTGGTGAACCTTCGCCAAACGCACGCGCAAGGGGTGACATCTGCTTCGTGA
- a CDS encoding deoxyguanosinetriphosphate triphosphohydrolase family protein, translated as MTEPGYLALDPEIAQAIEDDRRSGRLHPQRFRDEDVVRRECNPHDDATLLRSAFARDIDKIVNIPAYNRYAGKTQVFSLVENDDICRRGLHVQLVSRIARNIGRLLGLNCELIEAIALGHDLGHTPFGHAGERFLSKCYHERTGRYFNHNVHSVRVMDVLYRRNVSLQVLDGALCHNGEFAQQVLRRGETSTFEQLDANVDACASNEAVIKTLRPSTLEGCVVRLSDMIAYLGKDRDDAVAMGVLDGLDGFDTRIIGRDNARIINNLTVDVINNSYGRSQIRMSEAAFEDVKLAKRQNYERIYNTEGWRAGSGNVVSEMFEEMYERLLSDVIAGDERSPVYLHHAVKLAARSRSIDAREYMANTEPNQIVVDYLASMTDRYFMALYRHLFPESKQHIIAEGYCADL; from the coding sequence ATGACCGAACCGGGCTACTTGGCGCTTGACCCTGAAATCGCGCAGGCCATCGAAGACGATCGCCGCAGCGGGCGGCTGCATCCACAGCGTTTTCGCGATGAAGATGTGGTGCGGCGCGAGTGCAACCCTCATGACGACGCCACGTTGCTGCGAAGCGCCTTCGCACGCGACATCGACAAGATCGTCAACATTCCCGCCTACAACCGCTACGCCGGCAAAACGCAGGTGTTCAGCCTGGTGGAAAACGACGATATCTGCCGCCGAGGCCTGCATGTGCAGCTGGTCAGCCGCATCGCGCGCAACATCGGGCGCCTGCTAGGGCTGAATTGCGAGCTGATCGAGGCCATCGCGCTGGGGCACGACCTGGGCCACACGCCGTTCGGCCACGCCGGCGAGCGCTTCCTGTCGAAGTGCTACCACGAGCGCACCGGGCGGTATTTCAACCACAACGTGCATTCCGTGCGCGTCATGGACGTGCTGTATCGCCGTAACGTCAGCCTGCAGGTGCTCGACGGCGCGCTGTGCCACAACGGCGAATTCGCGCAGCAAGTATTAAGGCGCGGGGAAACTTCCACGTTCGAGCAGCTTGACGCGAACGTAGATGCGTGTGCAAGCAACGAGGCCGTCATCAAGACGCTGCGCCCGTCGACGCTTGAGGGATGCGTGGTCAGGCTGTCCGACATGATTGCCTACCTGGGAAAAGACCGCGACGATGCCGTTGCCATGGGCGTGCTTGACGGGCTGGACGGGTTCGACACCCGCATCATCGGGCGCGACAACGCGCGCATCATCAACAACCTTACCGTCGACGTGATCAACAACAGCTACGGTCGCAGCCAGATTCGCATGAGCGAGGCCGCGTTCGAAGACGTCAAGCTTGCGAAGCGGCAGAACTACGAGCGCATCTACAACACCGAAGGGTGGCGCGCGGGCAGCGGCAACGTGGTCAGCGAGATGTTCGAGGAAATGTACGAGCGCCTGCTTTCCGACGTGATTGCCGGTGATGAGCGGTCACCGGTATACCTGCACCACGCCGTAAAGCTTGCTGCGCGGTCGCGCAGCATCGATGCGCGCGAATATATGGCGAACACAGAGCCGAACCAGATCGTGGTCGACTATCTGGCATCCATGACCGACCGCTACTTCATGGCGCTGTACCGCCACCTGTTCCCCGAAAGCAAGCAGCACATCATCGCCGAAGGCTACTGCGCCGACCTCTAG
- the yfcE gene encoding phosphodiesterase: protein MKFVIASDLHGAAPAVRKLIERIEAESPDRVLLLGDLLYHGPRNDLPEGYAPKEVLAMLNAMASRIIAVRGNCDAEVDQMVLDFPCMADCAQVFADGHLLHLAHGHLPGNNPDDAPALPAGSALLTGHTHVKRLEQVDGILFVNPGSTSIPKDGSASYAMYEDGIFTLKTLEGETLKEGSWGQQ from the coding sequence ATGAAATTCGTTATTGCATCCGATCTGCACGGAGCTGCGCCTGCCGTGCGCAAGTTAATAGAGCGCATCGAAGCGGAATCACCCGACCGCGTGCTGCTGCTTGGCGACCTGCTGTACCATGGGCCGCGCAACGACCTTCCGGAAGGTTACGCGCCCAAAGAGGTGCTGGCCATGCTCAACGCCATGGCCAGCCGCATCATCGCCGTGCGCGGCAACTGCGACGCCGAAGTCGACCAGATGGTGCTCGACTTCCCCTGCATGGCCGATTGTGCGCAAGTATTTGCCGACGGGCATCTGCTGCACCTGGCGCACGGCCATCTGCCCGGCAACAACCCCGATGACGCCCCTGCTTTGCCCGCAGGCTCGGCGCTGCTGACGGGCCACACGCACGTAAAGCGGTTGGAACAGGTTGACGGCATCCTGTTCGTGAACCCCGGCAGCACCTCCATCCCCAAAGACGGCTCCGCCAGCTACGCCATGTACGAGGACGGGATATTTACCCTGAAAACGCTGGAAGGGGAAACGTTGAAAGAAGGCAGCTGGGGGCAGCAATAG